A window of Pomacea canaliculata isolate SZHN2017 linkage group LG3, ASM307304v1, whole genome shotgun sequence contains these coding sequences:
- the LOC112558796 gene encoding LOW QUALITY PROTEIN: xanthine dehydrogenase-like (The sequence of the model RefSeq protein was modified relative to this genomic sequence to represent the inferred CDS: inserted 1 base in 1 codon; deleted 2 bases in 2 codons): MLKAYRTFQLSGGDVFTGWQEPSSHQVEEGKYCGNCVTCGFYFRLRLPRASSSSVTFTVNGTQYTVGNEYDPATSLVEYLRSSAISKGTKQVCVEGGCGLCLVVVKLYEPISGVKQLYTVNSCLVRLYMCDGWEITTIEGLGNPRTGLHPIQRRLTQYNGSQCGFCSPGQIMNMYGLLQRNPQPTMEQVEDAYDATICRCTGYRPILDAMKSFASDAPPSLKGGMIDIEDLSLKMCKKTGKKCEGQCGHKMDREDCFSTNREKNPQTQLRIVGATSQWLKPTSLQDLRQLLRQHRDDRYRLVFGNTGFGVYKEIGPWMYEVLIDLRGVQELYRIAFSPTMELGSKLSLDNIVELFKRSSSNPAMPYSSVFAEHLKKVANSGVRNLGSWAGNLMLKHLHPGFVSDVYAMLETIGAVLLIGDGYENRIQSSLEDFLELDMKGKLIEAVVLPAYRDNNNFIRMYRVSQRLQDCDGYVVAGFNFKLDRASNYTVLQRPTLVFQGVKDTLNRAKITEAFLVGKQLGVPQVLTDALRIMKVEFQPTTDIAFKSNLAASLLYRFVLEVCGDTVSERYRSGGFPLTRPVSSGTQTFATRREEWPLTQPLTTVDADYQVSGVSRFLDDTLLCQKELYASLVISKEGNARIASIDPQAALAMPGVHRFIQASDFPEGGRNDFALYAKHPEEILCSGQVEYAGQPIGIIVADNYDIANTAASMVNVTYTDVQQPLLDFHKAIEQKSFFADPINTVVVGDADRAIQESARHVRGSVETGEQYQFHMEAQISRCSPNDNGGMDVQATTQYIDQTAQTVAGVLNISHSSVNVEVVRLGGAFGAKITRNLLVTGACALAAHIMQRPVRMVLDLHTNMRALGRREPWLANYEVGFTEEGKLNGIKVDFYADSGHSNSDNTLGELLVQELEADKDRGSDKQANHVRALNGMSLDYCNIREIVTQLEESLTLANRQRQVAEFNQANRWKKRGLSLVPTRYGLGVSHPYANVFVAIHHRDGTITIEHAGIEVGQGVNIKTIQVCAFELGVPMSLIRVAKTSSVTNANSRNTGGSATSENNCLGVLKCCQMLKARMAPVRMTMTDPTWXTAVQRCYEDGVDLTAHYYTNPYSEYSARYNAYGATVAEAEVDILTGQSQLRRVDLLYDCGESMNPEIDIGQIEGAFVMGLGFHLTEKIRYNADNGQLITDGTWGYKPPLPKDLPIDFRVSFAEERT; this comes from the exons ATGCTGAAGGCTTATAGGACATTCCAGCTGTCCGGCGGCGATGTCTTCACAGGATG gcaaGAACCATCGTCTCACCAGGTTGAAGAGGGAAAGTATTGCGGGAACTGTGTCACTTGTGGTTTCTACTTCAGGTTACGATTACCACGAGCCAGTAGCAGTAGTGTTACCTTCACTGTCAATGGGACTCAGTATACAG TGGGCAATGAATACGACCCAGCTACATCTCTTGTGGAGTATCTGAGGTCGTCTGCGATATCCAAAGGCACCAAGCAGGTGTGTGTTGAGGGAGGCTGT GGCTTGTGTCTGGTCGTCGTCAAACTCTACGAGCCAATCAGTGGAGTCAAACAGCTGTATACTGTCAATTCT TGTTTGGTTCGGCTGTACATGTGTGACGGGTGGGAAATAACTACAATCGAAGGATTGGGTAACCCACGCACAGGACTCCACCCGATACAACGGCGTCTCACCCAGTATAATGGCTCTCAGTGTGGCTTCTGCAGTCCCGGGCAGATCATGAATATGTACGG tctgTTGCAAAGAAATCCACAACCTACAATGGAACAGGTGGAAGATGCTTACGATGCCACAATCTGCCGTTGCACAG gaTACAGACCTATCTTAGATGCCATGAAGTCCTTCGCCTCTGATGCCCCGCCTTCGCTCAAAGGAGGGATGATTGATATCGAG GATCTGAGCCTCAAAATGTgcaaaaagacaggaaaaaagtgTGAGGGGCAGTGTGGTCACAAGATGGACAGAGAAGACTGCTTCTCGACTAACAGAGAGAAAAACCCACAGACTCAGCTTCGCATTGTGGGAGCCACATCACAATGGTTAAAACCCACCTCACTTCAAGATTTGCGCCAGTTGCTAAGGCAACACCGTGACGACCGCTACAGACTTGTCTTCGGCAACACTGGCTTTG gagTTTACAAAGAGATCGGACCCTGGATGTATGAAGTGCTGATAGACCTCAGAGGTGTACAGGAGCTGTACAGAATTGCT tTCAGTCCAACAATGGAATTGGGGAGCAAACTGAGTCTTGATAATATTGTGGAGCTGTTTAAAAGATCCAGTTCCAATCCCGCCATGCCTTACTCCTCAGTTTTTGCggagcatttaaaaaaagtggcGAACAGTGGTGTCAGAAAT ctcGGTAGCTGGGCAGGGAATCTGATGCTGAAACATTTACATCCGGGCTTTGTGTCTGATGTCTATGCCATGCTGGAAACGATAGGAGCTGTGCTACTCATTG GCGATGGATATGAAAACCGAATCCAGTCCAGTCTCGAGGATTTCCTGGAGCTGGATATGAAGGGAAAGCTTATTGAAGCCGTGGTGTTGCCTGCATACAGGGACAATAATAATTTCATCAGGATGTACCGCGTTTCACAACGCCTTCAG GACTGTGATGGTTATGTCGTGGCTGGATTCAACTTCAAGTTGGACAGGGCCAGCAACTACACCGTCTTACAGCGTCCAACTCTTGTCTTTCAAGGGGTCAAAGACACATTG aacCGTGCCAAGATCACAGAAGCATTCCTGGTGGGGAAACAACTTGGAGTTCCTCAGGTGTTGACAG ATGCACTAAGAATTATGAAGGTGGAGTTTCAGCCCACCACTGACATTGCATTCAAAAGTAATTTGGCAGCGAGTCTGCTTTACAGG TTCGTCCTGGAAGTGTGCGGAGACACCGTGAGCGAGAGATACCGCAGCGGAGGGTTTCCCCTGACTCGCCCGGTGTCTTCTGGGACACAGACCTTCGCCACCCGTAGAGAGGAGTGGCCTCTGACCCAACCCTTGACTACAGTCGACGCTGACTACCAG GTGTCTGGGGTGTCAAGGTTCCTCGATGACACTCTTCTTTGTCAGAAAGAGCTTTATGCAAGTTTGGTCATCAGCAAGGAAGGGAACGCTCGCATTGCATCCATAGACCCGCAGGCAGCCTTG GCGATGCCAGGAGTGCACAGGTTTATACAAGCATCAGATTTTCCAGAAGGTGGAAGAAACGACTTTGCACTGTACGCCAAACATCCAGAAGAG ATCCTGTGCAGTGGACAAGTGGAGTACGCAGGCCAACCGATCGGCATCATAGTCGCAG ATAACTACGACATCGCCAACACCGCTGCGTCCATGGTCAACGTGACCTACACCGACGTCCAACAACCTTTGCTGGACTTTCACAAGGCGATCGAGCAGAAGTCCTTCTTTGCTGATCCAATCAACACCGTTGTCGTTGGAGACGCTGACC GTGCGATACAGGAGTCAGCGCGGCACGTGCGGGGGTCAGTGGAGACGGGGGAGCAGTACCAGTTCCACATGGAGGCTCAGATCAGTCGATGCTCCCCCAACGACAACGGGGGGATGGACGTGCAGGCGACAACCCAGTACATCGACCAAACCGCCCAAACGGTCGCGGGCGTCCTCAATATTTCCCACAGCAG TGTGAACGTGGAGGTGGTGAGACTGGGAGGCGCGTTTGGAGCCAAGATCACACGGAACTTGCTGGTCACCGGAGCATGCGCACTGGCAGCTCACATCATGCAAAG GCCTGTGAGGATGGTGCTGGACCTGCATACAAACATGAGAGCTCTTGGGAGACGCGAACCCTGGCTAGCAAACTACGAG GTCGGCTTTACAGAGGAAGGAAAATTGAATGGAATTAAAGTCGACTTTTATGCAGATTCCGGCCACAGCAACAGTGACAACACACTTGGGGA GCTACTCGTGCAAGAACTGGAAGCTGACAAGGACCGCGGTTCGGACAAACAAGCCAACCATGTC CGAGCACTGAATGGAATGAGTTTGGACTACTGCAACATCCGGGAGATTGTGACTCAGCTGGAAGAATCT CTGACCTTGGCCAACAGACAGAGACAGGTGGCTGAATTCAATCAG GCAAACCGTTGGAAGAAGCGAGGATTGTCCCTTGTACCAACACGGTACGGACTGGGTGTGAGTCACCCATATGCCAATGTGTTTGTGGCCATACACCACAGAGATGGGACAATCACCATCGAGCACGCGGGCATTGAAGTGGGACAAGGGGTCAATATTAAG ACGATCCAGGTGTGCGCCTTTGAGTTAGGGGTACCCATGTCCCTGATACGCGTGGCAAAGACATCGTCTGTGACGAATGCAAACTCTAGAAACACCGGGGGATCGGCAACAAGTGAAAATAACTGCTTG GGCGTGCTCAAGTGCTGCCAGATGCTGAAGGCCCGGATGGCGCCAGTGCGCATGACGATGACCGACCCGACCT CTACAGCTGTGCAACGGTGCTATGAGGACGGAGTCGACCTCACGGCTCACTACTA TACAAACCCCTACAGCGAGTACAGCGCCCGCTACAATGCCTACGGTGCAACGGTGGCGGAAGCAGAAGTCGACATCTTGACTGGACAGTCTCAGCTTCGACGCGTGGACCTCCTGTACGACTGTGGAGAAAG CATGAACCCAGAGATCGACATCGGTCAGATAGAGGGAGCCTTTGTGATGGGGCTGGGCTTTCACCTCACCGAGAAGATCAGGTACAACGCCGACAATGGACAACTGATCACCGATGGAACTTGG GGATACAAACCTCCGCTACCAAAGGACCTACCAATAGATTTTCGAGTGAGCTTTGCTGAAGAACGCACCTAA
- the LOC112558490 gene encoding xanthine dehydrogenase-like, with the protein MKLRLQQGASDGVTFTVNGTQCTVTDKFSPTLSLNEYLRRTGVSRGTKQMCTEGGCGVCLVAVKLFEPVSATKQVYAVNSCLVPLHMCDGWEITTIEGLGNPRTGLHAIQERLAKYNGSQCGFCSPSQIINMYSLLQRNPMPTMKQVEDVFDTTICRCTGYRAIMDAMRSFASDAPSNLRGGMIDIEDLNPKMCKKSGKRCEGKCNNKSDKERCSRDRHQNDLPFTNVGTRSSGSNPPHCKSCTSCSISTARTSTAWSLATQAGVFSESLDHGCSTF; encoded by the exons ATGAAACTACGACTACAGCAGGGAGCTAGCGACGGCGTCACCTTCACCGTCAACGGCACTCAGTGCACAG TGACAGATAAATTCAGCCCTACTTTGTCCCTCAACGAGTACCTGAGGAGGACAGGTGTGTCTCGGGGTACGAAGCAGATGTGCACTGAAGGAGGGTGTGGGGTGTGTCTGGTAGCCGTGAAACTCTTCGAACCGGTCAGCGCCACGAAACAAGTGTACGCCGTCAACTCG TGTCTAGTTCCACTGCACATGTGTGACGGTTGGGAGATAACGACGATTGAAGGACTGGGCAATCCCAGAACTGGTCTCCATGCCATTCAAGAACGCTTAGCAAAGTACAATGGTTCTCAGTGCGGCTTCTGTAGCCCATCCCAAATCATAAATATGTACAG TTTGCTTCAGAGAAACCCAATGCCCACCATGAAACAGGTTGAGGACGTCTTTGATACTACTATCTGCCGCTGTACAG GGTACAGAGCAATCATGGACGCCATGAGGTCTTTCGCTTCAGACGCACCATCCAACCTCCGAGGTGGAATGATTGACATCGAg GATTTGAACCCCAAGATGTGCAAGAAGTCTGGCAAGAGGTGCGAGGGCAAGTGTAACAACAAGTCAGACAAAGAGCGATGCTCTAGGGATCGACACCAGAATGACCTCCCCTTCACTAACGTGGGGACACGGTCCAGTGGCTCAAACCCACCACACTGCAAGAGCTGTACATCCTGCTCCATCAGCACCGCACGGACAAGTACAGCCTGGTCTTTGGCAACACAGGCCGGG GTGTTTTCAGAGAGCTTGGACCATGGATGTTCAACATTTTGA
- the LOC112558797 gene encoding xanthine dehydrogenase-like: MNRETLNSPGVFTPSLVWGANLTLTNIHDLCDKARSNASLPYAAVFAEHIKKVANNGVRNLASWAGNLMLKHKHPEFLSDLYVMLDLVGARLLIGDDTGNRSQCTLKEFLSLDMQGKIIEAAFLPTYTDTNNYIRLYRVSQRNQDDHGHVAAGFNMKLDRTNNCTVLQRPTIVFQGVSNTMNRAENTEAFLEGKQLGDPQVLKDCLNMLSMEISPVTDPTLQYRRSVAMSLFYKYVLDVCGDKVAQRYRSGGAIFERPVSSGTQSYDTRKEQWPLSQPMTSMDADYLGCNCAGFCKVRYLDDLPWDPDELHAAL, from the exons ATGAATCGAGAGACTTTGAACAGTCCTGGGgtg TTCACTCCCTCGCTGGTGTGGGGCGCTAACCTGACGCTGACCAACATCCACGACCTGTGCGACAAGGCGCGCAGCAACGCATCACTGCCGTACGCCGCCGTCTTCGCGGAGCACATCAAGAAAGTGGCCAACAATGGCGTCAGGAAC CTGGCATCATGGGCAGGCAACCTGATGTTAAAACACAAGCATCCTGAGTTTCTCTCTGACCTCTATGTTATGCTGGACCTTGTTGGCGCAAGACTTCTGATTG GCGACGATACCGGAAACAGAAGCCAGTGCACCTTGAAAGAATTTCTCAGCCTCGACATGCAGGGGAAGATCATCGAGGCAGCCTTCCTCCCAACCTACACCGACACCAACAACTACATCCGACTTTACCGTGTTTCACAGCGCAACCAG GATGACCATGGTCACGTGGCCGCAGGTTTCAACATGAAGCTTGACAGGACCAACAACTGCACGGTGCTACAGCGGCCAACTATCGTCTTCCAGGGCGTCAGCAACACGATG AACCGTGCTGAGAATACAGAGGCTTTTCTGGAAGGAAAGCAGTTGGGTGATCCTCAGGTCTTGAAAG ACTGTTTGAACATGCTAAGTATGGAGATTTCTCCGGTCACCGACCCCACCTTGCAATACCGGCGCAGTGTTGCGATGTCACTTTTCTACAAG TACGTGCTGGACGTGTGTGGAGACAAGGTGGCTCAGAGGTACCGCAGTGGAGGCGCCATTTTCGAGCGCCCCGTGTCCTCAGGAACACAGTCTTACGACACCCGCAAGGAACAATGGCCTCTCAGTCAACCCATGACATCAATGGATGCAGACTACCTG GGATGTAACTGCGCAGGTTTCTGCAAAGTTCGATACCTGGATGATCTCCCTTGGGACCCAGATGAGCTTCATGCTGCTTTGTAA
- the LOC112558487 gene encoding xanthine dehydrogenase-like, with product MPGVYKFIQASDIPAGGINNFSPLASTHEEFLSSGRVEYAGQPIGIIVADDPLTARSAASRVKVTYTNVQPPLLDTRTAINQKSFFPSQLDPVISGDPDTAIAQSARRLSGSVEVGDQYHFYMEAQSSRCAPNDNGGMDVQSTTQFIDRTTQAVAGLLNIPVNSVNLEVERLGGAFGGKITRNSLVAGACALAALIMQRPVRLVVDIHTNMKTMGKRLPVIGDYEVGFTEEGKLNGIKFAYYADCGHHDIDSGNVFVSKFIDNAYYCPNWNLKIVTVKTNKATNTALRAPEAVPCVYMMETIMEHIAKVLNKDPTEIKKLNLYQKGQFALNGTKLDYCNLTEIVSQIETSSDFEARKRQVAEFNQANRWRKRGISLIPSRYGVAWTNGNYSVFVAVYHADGSVTVEHGGIDLGHGINTKAGQVCAYELGIPLSLVRVKKSSSNVNANSFLTAGSKTTEMNCQGVIQCCQEINARMAPVRQRMATAAWKDIVTECHRLRIDLVAHAFTVPQSVYPCRYDVYMAAVAEAELDVLTGQFQINRVDILYDCGDSMNPEIDVGQIEGGFVLGMGCHLTEYSKFDPKTGVLLTDGTWLYKPPLPKDLPIDFRVALLKNAPNPMGVLRSKTVGEPPVPMSCCTVFAIKHAVEAARAEIGHDTYFTLNSPALLQQVQAACQVDPAQFTLGN from the exons ATGCCCGGGGTGTACAAATTCATTCAAGCTTCCGACATTCCTGCTGGAGGAATAAACAACTTTTCACCCCTTGCATCAACTCATGAAGag tttctcTCAAGCGGTCGAGTGGAGTATGCTGGCCAGCCCATTGGCATCATAGTTGCAG ATGACCCTCTAACAGCGCGTTCTGCAGCATCCAGAGTAAAGGTGACTTACACCAATGTCCAGCCACCATTACTGGACACCAGGACGGCCATTAATCAAAAGTCTTTCTTTCCAAGTCAGCTGGACCCTGTCATCAGTGGTGATCCAGACA cggccattgcCCAGTCAGCTCGACGCTTGAGTGGCTCGGTGGAGGTAGGAGACCAGTACCACTTCTACATGGAGGCTCAGAGCAGCAGGTGCGCCCCCAACGACAATGGAGGGATGGATGTACAGTCGACAACCCAGTTTATAGATCGCACCACACAGGCTGTGGCAGGTCTCCTCAACATCCCAGTGAACAG CGTGAACCTGGAAGTCGAACGCCTAGGTGGCGCTTTTGGAGGAAAGATCACTCGCAATTCCCTCGTCGCTGGAGCCTGCGCATTGGCTGCGTTGATCATGCAGAG ACCTGTTCGCTTGGTCGTGGATATCCACACTAACATGAAGACGATGGGAAAGCGCCTTCCGGTGATTGGAGACTACGAG GTGGGATTCACAGAAGAAGGAAAGCTGAATGGAATAAAGTTCGCATACTACGCTGACTGTGGTCATCATGACATTGATtctggaaatgtttttgtttcgaAGTTCATAGACAACG CTTATTACTGTCCGAACTGGAACCTAAAGATCGTCactgtgaaaacaaacaaagccactAACACGGCCCTCAGGGCTCCTG AGGCTGTTCCGTGTGTTTACATGATGGAGACGATAATGGAACACATTGCCAAAGTGCTTAACAAGGACCCCACGGAGATTAAAAAACTCAATCTCTACCAAAAAGGACAG TTTGCTCTGAACGGTACAAAGCTGGACTACTGCAACCTCACAGAGATTGTTTCTCAGATAGAAACATCTTCTGACTTTGAAGCTCGCAAACGCCAAGTGGCCGAGTTCAATCAG GCAAATCGTTGGAGAAAGCGAGGCATCTCCTTGATCCCCTCAAGGTATGGTGTGGCATGGACCAACGGAAATTACAGTGTGTTTGTGGCTGTGTACCACGCTGACGGGTCGGTCACCGTTGAACACGGGGGCATCGATCTAGGGCACGGAATCAACACAAaggca GGCCAGGTGTGCGCCTATGAGTTGGGTATTCCTCTCTCACTGGTTCGGGTCAAGAAGAGTTCTTCTAATGTAAACGCAAACTCCTTCCTTACCGCAGGATCCAAAACAACAGAGATGAACTGCCAG GGAGTCATCCAGTGCTGTCAGGAAATTAATGCTCGCATGGCACCAGTCCGACAGAGAATGGCGACTGCCGCGTGGAAGGACATTGTCACCGAGTGCCATCGCCTGAGAATCGACCTTGTAGCCCACGCCTT CACCGTGCCCCAGAGTGTGTATCCATGTCGCTATGACGTGTACATGGCGGCCGTGGCGGAGGCTGAGCTGGATGTACTCACTGGTCAGTTCCAGATCAACCGCGTGGACATCTTGTACGACTGCGGCGACAG CATGAATCCGGAAATAGACGTTGGACAGATTGAAGGAGGATTTGTGTTGGGTATGGGATGTCACCTGACAGAATACAGCAAGTTTGACCCCAAAACAGGAGTCCTGCTCACTGACGGAACTTGG CTGTACAAGCCGCCTCTACCCAAAGACCTGCCCATAGATTTCCGAGTGGCGCTGTTGAAGAACGCCCCCAATCCAATGGGAGTATTGCGCTCCAAAA CTGTCGGGGAGCCACCGGTGCCAATGAGCTGCTGCACCGTCTTCGCCATCAAGCACGCCGTGGAGGCTGCACGTGCCGAGATCGGCCACGACACCTACTTCACCCTGa ACTCACCTGCGCTGCTGCAACAGGTTCAGGCGGCCTGTCAGGTGGACCCTGCCCAGTTCACACTTGGAAACTAG